The genomic segment attgagtgtccgaaaactgaggtcgtcccaaaactgtcacactgagtgtagtttgaataaaacataatgTATTTCTGGTAACCTTATCTGTCCTAGTTCATCCACCctttgacatatttttcattGCCACGAAACAAATCCGTGAATTAGGGTAACTAGTTCCACAggagaatttttttaaatctcgtttttttttctcattttccgAAAAATAATCAGAATTTTTTGCCCTCAACCATATATATCTACCGGTTCCGTTTCTCTTAAACCTTTAAACCTTATCACATCTAATTTGTAACTGAGAGAAAAATACCCCGGAATTAGCGGGAAAACTTTATGTCGCAGTTACGGGAAAGTGTTGTAAATGCCCATTCTCAATACCTCATCTAGAATGGTTTTGCCCTTTGCACGCATGACGCGCCATACCCCATGGCCCAACACGACATGCCACCGATCCGATTGCTACACGAGCGACTGTCGAAGATGTCGGAGTGTGATACGGCCCACAATCATATGCTTGCGCATTTGACAGTGGAGTGACGTCGGTAGGAAGAGAGAATAGTACAAAATTGTGTGTGTTGGGGGTGGGGGAACTAAAACTAAAACTTttgtcatttatgtatgttgaaactttgaattttgGTTTGGTGGTTGAAATCCGAAATTCAATTATTACTAGTTTTCACAGCATTTGTGGTGcaaaaatgatgtaaaaaaCCGCAAGTTCTCGGATGGTCCGCGGTCGAGCCGCCTGAGCAGCTCAGCAATTGACGAACCAAGAGCAATAACATTTTATTAAGTCCTCGTGTCCAtttatatgaaacaaaatttcgTTAAAAATAGTAAATCACCACCTTCCAATCAAAAGCAGCGTTAGCTTTGGACTACTTTTTGACTTTCTCAAGCCCACTCGCCTGCCGCGGCGCTGGCCGTAGCGCGCATTGATATTGCTGAGTCCAAAGTCACTAAATCAGCTCGTTCGGTTTGTAGAAGTTGGAGAGTCTTGGGCCCTGGGCAATGCCCGGGGCCCGGGGCAATGCCTCGCCCCCTTTGTGCGTTTCGCAAATGAGTTGGGCAACACCACCCACACGACGACAGCTTGGAATGGATATTTCCATGATTTTCTGGAAGTTGTTTTACATGGAGGTCGCTAAGCTGTAAGTTCGATTCCAAATTTAGTCAAACCGCGGTCCCTTATGTGCGACCACTTGAAATTCGAGGACAGCCAGTCCAGTGTCCTTGCTAAAGCTTGCCATTGATTCAATCAATGTATGTACTGGGGGCTCAGACAGCTGAACAGTTAAAACAATCGCCAGACTGGCGACACGAAATATGCACGTCCGGTCACTTCTTTCTACCATGTTCATTGTTCTGTTACATAACGGCATTGCAGTAAATCTGTGACCTCTCAGCGAGTCTTTCGCCTGACAGTACTACACTCTTCAAGTATAACCCCCTTCACTGATTTCAGAGTGTATAATGCAGGGTCGTTCAAGTTGGTAAAATCACTTTTCAGATCAAAGATATTAATGGGATATCGAAGTTTCCGTGATTGCATCGTAAGAAAAATGGCACGTTTTCCCAACTATGATTCTGTGTCCCTCTGAACTGTCCCCGTTACCTAAATAAGAATATCAATAGGCCAACTCTAAAGTCACGTCGTCGGCTTCACTCGGCCCCTTTGTCTCACCTCTCTGTGGAATCCGAATTGAGCGAAATTTTGAGCGAGCatcaatgaaatatgcaaaattgacACTTCAACACAAAGCATGACACTTTATGTGTGTAAAATGAACTCTGCCAAAGGTCAAACCATTCTCAATGACACTGAAACACTTATCTGATAGGTTATTTAAAACACGGTCTCTCTATCATGTGTTCAAAGCGACGTCTTCTGTGTATGACAGTATCATTTGCTAGAAAGTATCTGGTATACAACCAACAGTTAACCGATCTTTTGGGCAAGCAGAGTCTTTGTTTGATTTTAATGTGAAAAGgaaattggggggggggagaaagGTAGCTCTCCATTTGAGAATAATTTTAACGATGCAAGTCTATGAAAATGGCGTAGTATTATGTGGTTGTGGATAGAATTAATATAAGAATTTAACGAACATCGCCAGATTTTGTTCCACATGTTTCTCAAATTTATGTTTGCTATGTGTTAGTTGGGGACGGTCCAAAATGCGAGCTTGTCGAGCAGTCATTGCTGTTTTCTTAAAATTACTGGAATCATACGAAAGAATTAGTCATTGGCTTTAGATTATTGCATTTTCAAAGTTGCCACtgttttacattgaaataaaGCTGCTGTCaatttgaatgatgaaaccaagTTGCGGACCTGTCAGCTCTGTACCGCATGCAGCCAAGGGATTCATGAGGTCGACGAAAATATTAAGTCTAGATGTGCACATGTGGTGGCCATGATGACAGGAATGATTTGACACCGATTTGTTCTGATGATATTTCATTGTATACAGTCTGAACAGAAAAGGCTCATGCATTTACATTGTCTATAAACCACTAATGTACCTTCACAAAGTTCATTCAAATTGTGTTAGATGATGATTATGGTAACCGTGTGACACCACTGTTGACGATACACGTAATTAAGTTCGTATTGGACAAAAAGTACAAGCTTGCAAAACTATTACTCATCCTGGAAATAGTGTTTAACAGATCCTGCTCTTGACACGCCAGTAAATCCGTGTGAATGTGGCAACAGATGGCCTTGTTTCAATCATAAAATGCTATTCAAAAGAATTCTACTTCCTGGTTTCAAGCTACCGGTACACTGATCCACTGGTCAGTGTTTTGTCTCAAAATCCTTAAAATCCTTGAAGACTCCGGCCATTCTACTACCTTTGCACTGTAGCTgatcaaatcaaaattaaagctagTGATGGTTAGTGAagacatattttgacatttcattgtTTGGATAGAAAAGTTCACAGTTTAGAAGTTCTGTATTTACAAAAATAGCGCTGTTTTACATGTAGGGTTAGAGTTCAAAAGAGGAGTCATAGcaataaaaatttgcaattttgtccaGTGTGACTTTGATAGTACTCTTCGTGTTAGGGCCACAACATCATTGTTAGAAAGATCATAGAGCATTGCTAAGTAGTGTTAAAATGCTAAGTTGTTTGAGATGGGGGTTTTTAACTGTTTGATGAATCTCTTAGAGAATGCCATTTTTTTGGCCTAGATTACCCATAATGCAATGGTAATGGAAATAAAGAGTTATGCTGCAGACTGATAATCTAATAGTAAAACCAAATCTACTAGACTGAACAGGAAACACCAGGGCAAAGATACAGCCAGCTGGTGTTATAGACAGTTAAATCTTTCGGAAATTATAGTAAACTTGGGGAACTGTATTATTTGAAATGATATTTCCAGATCACATTTGATATTGATTGTTTTTTGTGGCCTGTTGAATCATGACAATCTTGTGTTAGTTAATTTCCATTCACGTATGTTTCAGGTACACGAGGAAAATGCCTCGTAAGCAGACAGATCCAGTAGGGAAAGGGTTGTTGTATACAGAGGTAAGTACCTGGTCTGTCCAGTTTTGTCTATACATATACAGGCAAAAGTAATACACACATGAATCTTTGGATTCCTCATATGGGTTCCTTGCATACGggtaattcagtatttgagGAAGGCCTTTATTTTGTTAGTACAAAAACTCACAGGCAGGTTAATATTacatcaaatcaattccagCAAGCATCGTCATACATGGCAAGCAAATCACAAGGTTCAAGaaacaatacaaaaacaaacaaagaacaaaaattTGCTGACGCTAGTTAGTGGTGATACCACATGTCTGGAATGGGTAAGCACACTCTGCTAGCAATATGTACCCATCAAGATTAATCCAAAGTATTTCCTCACAAAAAGAGTGACAATTTTTAGTCAGATTCATATTCACCAATCGTGTATGTCCGTGTTGGGTATTTTTTTAAGCCAGCTTAAAGCCTCAAGAAGTGcaatttttgcattattttggtaattttatctCAAATAAAAATTAGTTCATGTAAACGTGCTTACTGAAGGACATGGTTGGAAGCATTATTGCTCACTGATTTGGACTGGGTAAAAAGTTTTGACAAGATACACAGCTGCTCTTCTCATAAAATGGTCACATACCTGAAAAAGTGTAAAATTGATGGATGTGGATCACCTCCtcatcataatctttcaagaaaCAATGACACTCCATATTCATGATTTTGTAGTctaaatctttattttctctgttatAAAGCCAGTTGTTGATCATGGCAGGATTTGTAACATTATGGAGAAAGTGTTAATTGTATGCTGACAGTAATGAGTATGTACTACACTCTTTCAAAGTGTATTCTCTATTTAGTAAGtgtagaattcaaagaatagCCAACAAAAGGAGAGCAATGGTTTACATAGTGGCGGCTCTTGGGTCTTTCGATGCACCCTCTTCAGTTCAAAATGTGTATATGGCCAAGTATTATGCTGTACACATGAGATGTCATTGCTTATTTAGGCATCCAACCAACAGTTTTAGGCTCGCTCCTCTTGTACATGTGAATATTCAAGTTGTTCCTTCCATCCCTCTTTTTGTGGACTTAAAACTCAAAATCACTTGACATACTGTAATTCTCAAAATTTAGCATAGTGTTTTGGGCAAGGGACAACCCTTGAATTTTTAAGTGAAGGTAGTCACTTGACCTGGCGTAAACAATGACTGTACTGGATTTTTATTCTCACTTCACCTATTTTTTAGCCTTTCTAGAACTATGTAGCCATTGCACCAATTCTTCTGAAACAATGCACAGTGATTGGGAATCATAGTTACATGTAggggccatggataattaaaacatgagcATGGTAAATGAAACTAATTGCGTTTAGCCTCAACCTTCTCCCCATCTCCCCTaaatgaaagtttggaagtgtgaaaatccaaccaagcctcattctctATCTGCATACCACAGTCTGTAATTACGTTGCGATATCATGCATACGCTACCAACCCCCCCAGCATAATCTCTGTTTAGCGCCAGCTCAACAATGACAAACCAATCGAATGAAGTGAAAGTGTGTATTCAAAGTgattgtaacattattttactcATGCACTAgctgattcacatgtatgtcaaaaggaTATATGGTGTAGCGCCGGTGCTGTACTGCATGGTacatgccaaacaatatagcgatattttgcgatacataaaAACGTGTAGAGAGATGTTGCGATACGAAAACTTGTGGTGCGATTTTTGCAcgctgtaatcaaaatacagaaaaacccctccccctaaacagAGAAGTTTCGTTTACCATGCGtgtgtgttttaattatccatggccccTTGTGAACCTAACCCTTGATATTCAAATTAGTCCCATAACCAATTGTAACCATATAagatttagtaaaaaatcttaaaattaaattttttatgaGGTAAATCAACTCAATTCGTATGTGACTAACTGGTCACAAGCCCCTTACTGTGTTGAAATACAATTGTGCTCAATCGTGGGACCTTGTGACTATATTGTGTTTCTTAAACTCCTTTCAAACTTATTGTCTAAAAAACAAATAAGTTGATGTGTAACATTGTGTACCAGTATATGCACATCAAACCAATTTTTCTAAAATCTAGCGCAAATGTAGTTCGATCAGTTGCAAGAATaagtagccattttgaatttagtgAAATCTTAATTTCTTCCACATGGTAAATCAACTCAAATTTTGCGTATTGGTTACTTGCATATCTATTTGATGGTGATCAATCTTGCTACCTTATTGGAATcaggtttttttaaaattgGGTGTAAACCTTGAAAAAACTTCTCAAGAAGCTCATCAAACTCATGTTTTCATAGTTTGCAAAGGTACTTTCAATTTGTTGACAATTGTGCAGCTATATTGGATGTGTATGATGGCAGTGATTGAGTAATACTCAGTGcttgaaataaattttgctaACGGGTTTAAAGATTAACAAATGAAAACCATGCCTTCCTGACTTTGCATGAAAGAATTGTTTATCGAATGGAAGTGCAGGAAATAATGATCTAGTTGCTGTAACTTTTCgatttgtaaatttgatttttcctaCTTTCAAggcatgttgatttgtaaacATTATGCAAAATTCTCACCAGTTACCACTATAATACCTTTAGTTGGAGCTGTCAAAGTTTTTCAAGTGGGTAAAAAAATAAGTAGCAGTAATTGTTTCACAGATATGAATTCAAGCTTGCAAGCATATGCCAATTTTCTTTTCAGACAAGGAAGAGGAGAAACTCTCCATCCAATACAGTATCACCTGAGACTGAAGCTAGGAAATGTGTCACAGAAGGCAAAGACATCCCACAGGATGACCGTTTTGAAATTAGAATTATTGACAGCGTGAAAGGTGAGATAAAGATCATTGTCTACATGCAATTTTCCCCACTAAGATATTATAATATAAGACCTTTTAAATATCCAAAGAATATTTTTGTAAGTTTACCTTCCTTACAAAGTGACATATTTTGACAGGTTTAAGTTAGTGTTCACAAATGGGAGCTTGTGTCATACTGATGTCTGCCTCACTGTGTATATCTATCTTTGCATTGCAACAATAACTCAAGAATGATGCATCCAATTCAAAGCAAAGCAAAAAGTATGTATCATATGGACAAATTTGCATTCAACTTCAAAAGAGTACAACTCAGCATTGGATGAATAGGTGGTGGTGATTCTTTTGCCAGATGACGGAgactatgaatttttttgaaaccaTTCTCAGATTGCTGGTGAATTTGATAGAACAAGAGATATCTTGCCATAAGTTAATCAAAAGTTGATAATGTAATGAAAAACCCATACTTCTGATTTTCACACTTCATTGTGTAGaaacaaaaaaagaatttaaaaaaattctcagaAATGGTAATTTCTCCGATGTCCTCAGTGCAATAACTGTTTACAGATCATCAGGTGGCATGATCCCTGATTTTAAAGttctcaaaaataaaatcatatttggtatgtatactAGGACATGTAGAGGCGTTTTAGCATCTGGTGCATTAGAAAGCAAGGAGTTGCAGATTTTATACTTCttttctgtctctgtttctttgtacacatttttttatcataattaGTACCCACAAAATTGCTGAATGGAATTTGACAATTCTTGAAGGTAATAATCCATCAAGGATAAAGTTATACTCAAAGTAATTTAAATGGGAGTGTCTTGTCAAGCAAGTGTCAAGTCCAAATGTTATCTTGTTGGTACTCTGATCATAGTGCTGTGTTTGTCATGCAAAATGTTGTGCCTTTACCAATACATTTACTTGCATTGTGTTATATAGATCAATAATGAAGCATTACTTGTCTCCTAATTTCTGAGTGACTTTACCTATTGTTGCAAGATTTATACTACCAGTATTCTCTGTACATGCA from the Ptychodera flava strain L36383 chromosome 2, AS_Pfla_20210202, whole genome shotgun sequence genome contains:
- the LOC139150139 gene encoding uncharacterized protein — encoded protein: MPGARGNASPPLCVSQMSWATPPTRRQLGMDISMIFWKLFYMEVAKLYTRKMPRKQTDPVGKGLLYTETRKRRNSPSNTVSPETEARKCVTEGKDIPQDDRFEIRIIDSVKEKELKGEVSRFLPLASGTCIYTNSLVNRGGSFFSHRKGEICSPCSKARTASTERTPLQAARYRLMSLKEREREAGSAVSRVARKSCKRALHEEVEATVRKKR